AAAATGCAATGCCGACATAAAAGAATAATGTCAGCATTGCGCAAGATAGAATGGAAGAGGGATCGTTAGAGCGAGGATTGCGATACCAATTCATCCAATGTCAACTGATTGAATAGATATCCCTGCATAGCATCAATATTACTGCCTTTAAGTTGCTCCGATTCATCCTGATTTTCTACGCCAACCACAATCACCCCGAGACAATATTTCTTAATGTTATTAATCAAAATCGGGAAGGTATGCTTATTGTGCTGCCAGAAGAAATGCTTATCAATCTTCACATATTCGAAAATATTGGCAGTTACCGCATTTAAGGTAGAGCCACCGCTGCCAAGGTCATCCAGCCATAGCGGATAGCGCTCAGCCAGATCGCGTAATAATGGGTTATTCATTCCATCAGATAAATTGGAAAATGTCTCCATTATTTCCAAACGCAAGAAAGGTAATTCATCCAGCATTTGACGAGTTGATTGATCTGTAACAATCACACTTGCCAGGTCAAAATCAATATTAATTGAAAGCAGAACGTTATGAGTGATAAACCAATCTTTATAAGCCTTCACTGCACGTAATTGGTCATGGAATAAATCAGTCTTTCCATCGACATCTAACTTATTAATAAAATTTTCAACATCGATGGGTAAATCTACCGACTTAGCTGAAAATCGGCTCAATAGCTCCACAGCTAATAAGCTACCGTCTTGCTTATGTATAGGCTCACACACATAAGAACAATTAACTTCAATGTTTAGCTTCATGCGCACCTGAAAAGTGTATGGACAACAATGAGGCAGCAACCTGACCTCAATCGCAGGATTCATCAGCCGCCGTGAGTTTTTATGAAATACTCAGCTTTTATTTATAAAATATCCAACATGACAAGGTGAAAGAGGCAAGTGGCCTCTTTTCCATACCGATGAGTATATTGGCTCTGGCAGAAAAGCGCGAATCCAGAGTTTTGTCGTCATCAAGATGGCTTATAACCTTGTTCGCGTTCAGAAACAATAAGGTAGATAGTCCTAACAGTTCTACTACATAATGGGTAATAGCCGAGTATTCAGTACTGTATTAATCGGATAGATCAGCAAATTTATTTAGTTATTATTTTTTATTTTGTTAAAAATTTCACTCAGGATGTGCTCAGCGTCGTGGGAGAAGAGCGCAAGTTAGCCTATGCTGAAAAGAAAACAGGCTACCGCTATCCCCAAAGAACGTGGAGTTGCAGGTAAGCATCAAGTCAGAAGGGCATATGCTCTAAATAATTCGAGTTGCAGGAAGGCGGCAAGGGAAAGAATCCCGATGAGCTTACTGTGTTGTAAGTGATTCGGGTTATTGAGCGTAGCCAACGCACATGCAGCTTGAAGTATGACGAATATAAACGGAGATAGGCTATGCGTATTATAATCACTGGAGCTACAGGACTGATCGGGCGCAGTCTGACCGCATTCCTTCTATCGCAAGCCCATCAAATAACAGTTTTAACCCGCGATCCACAGCGAGCAAATGATGTTCTTGGTTCGCAAGTCACCTGCTGGTCGACATTAGATGACCAACATGACCTCAATAATTTTGATGCGGTTATCAATCTGGCGGGCGAGCCTATTGCGGAAAAGCGCTGGACGCCGCAACAGAAAGAGATCTTATGCCAAAGTCGCTGGCAAATAACGGAAAGACTGACAACATTAATTAGGGCCAGTAGTCAGCCGCCAGCCGTCTTTATTTCAGGATCAGCCGTCGGGTTTTATGGTGACCAAGGACAAGCCGTGGTCACCGAAGATGAAGCCCCTCATGATGAGTTTACTCATATGTTATGTGAACGCTGGGAGAGCCTCGCCAGAGCTGCTGAAAGTCAGCATACTCGGGTTTGCCTTCTACGCACTGGCATCGTATTGGCTCCGCATGGTGGAGCATTAGCTAAAATGGTACCACTGTTGCGCCTTGGGTTAGGTGGTCCAATCGGGGATGGTCGCCAATACCTGCCGTGGATACATATAGATGATATGGTTCATGGTATTCATTATTTACTGACCACCAACGGCCTTAGCGGCCCATTCAATATGGTTTCCCCTTATCCGGTCCATAATGAGCAATTTATTGCCACTCTGGCCGAGGTATTAGATCGCCCAGCGGTGATACGTACCCCTGCTGCTGCAATACGTTTATTACTGGGGGAATCTGCCGCATTGGTATTAGGTGGACAGCGGGCAATTCCAAAACGGTTGGAAGAAGCCGGTTTTGCATTCCGTTACTTCGAACTGGAAGAAGCACTGCGTAATGTGCTTAACAAGCCAGTTGCATAAATTCAGGGCATTGACCATTTATATGGTTATGTTACTAAGCGGATCATTCATTCTTTATAAAGGGTCTAAACTAGCCCACGGTTGACTCTAATTTCACAATGGATGACCGCATAGGATCTGCATACCAATTATTTGAAGAATTCAACAGAGGTTGTACAGGTTCCCATCGTAAATCGGACGTTGAAGACATAGAGTCTATCAGCAAACTGAGATTATCGCCCGCAAGTTGGTACTCATCTGTTTTAAAGGTAAATAAACGTCCTCTTTGCTCAGACCCAACAACAAAATAATTTTCTATTGTCACAGTTTTATTTGAATTATTAATATTAATAGTTAAATTACTATCTTGTTTTTTAAACTGTAATACACGGTAGTCAATGCCTTTAAAGATAATGCTGTTCCTACCTTTATTATCAAAAATAATGTTATCGCCATGCCCCGGCTCGAAAACGTAACTATCATCGCCCTCGCCGCCAGCAAAAACATTAATCCCATCCCCACTATTTAGAATATCGTCGCCCTGACCACCATATAATAAATCATTGCCATTACCACCGAAAAGCTCATCATGACCATCACCACCTGAAAGCATATTATCACCACCTTTAGCATAAATAATATCATTCCCAACATCACCGTAAATTTTATGTCCACGGCCACTTAAGTCTGAAATAACATCGTCTCCATGCTTTGCATAAAGTCGATTATCCGCCAGCCTATAACTGTCGGGGATAACAATGTGATCGTTGTCCTCCGTGGTAGCATAAAGAGTTGGTTGCATTTCTAAAAGTTCAAAAATTTCAGCCGAGGAATCAATATAAAATAATTTTTCATTTTTATCAATTAATGTAATTAACTGTTTACCATCAACTAAAGTGAGTTTATGAGAATTGCTAATTTCAATGGATACAAAAGCATCTGGATTATCTTTATGTTTAATAACAATATCACCCAAGAGATTTTTATCAACATTAAGATCATAACCAGACACATCATCTAAAACCAAGTGCATCGTGTTATTGCTGTGAGGCCCGCCAGCTAAAACCCTGCAATCCAAACGCAATGTATTATTTTCATTACCAACAGTAAGTAACAAATTTGGTATATGGTATATATTATCACCCCCATTAGCTGTAATAAAATCTCCGCCACCTAAATTTTCAAAGGTACTCCCCAATCCATTGCCGAAAATTGTGTCAATTGTCGCCTTATGTCCATTAAGAGAAGCTTTTATAAATGGTGGAAAATTTATTTCCTCATCATTTATTTTAATTAAATCACCTTTATATAAGTATTTTGTTATAGTGACTCTAGTTCTCTCTACTGATTGAACATCTTCATTTAAATTTTGCTCAATCAATGGATTATAAAATGCAAGCATTTCAAGAGAAGAGTCTAAATTAATGATGTCTTTATCGAGCACCGCAGGCCAATTTGGAACTAAAATCATATTGTCTGATGTATTTAAAATATAGCTGTGGGTTAACTCTTTTTTATCACCATAACTATTTAATTTAAAAGCGCCCTCAAGCACAACCGTGCTATTATAATTATAATCGTCAATGAATTTTATAATCACATCATTATTTTTCAATTCGATTGATTCTATTTTGTCAGATTTTGCTTGTAATTGAATAGTGCTGACTTCATCTAGATCATCTTCATAAATAACAACATGAGCAGCTGAATATGGTGCTGAAGATATAATATAAGTATCAATTCCCTCCCCACCAACAGCTGTTCCTCTTAACAATGTTAGAATATCATTCCCACCACCGCCCTCCAACCGATCTTCTGTATAACCTCCACCACCATTTAAAACATTTACATTATCATCTCCAATTAATAGATCCTTCTTGTTCTTTTGACCATAGGCATTCTCGATACTCAAAAGTGTTGCGAGTCTAAGTTCATTATTTATATATTTTACGTAGCCACGAGCTAAATTTAGCTCATACCCTTCATTGCCAAACCTTAATCCCATTACGATTAAGGTATCACTTCCATCCTGACCGTCCAAAACACTGGCGGGGGAATTAATAGAGGCTTCGACATTATCCATTAAATAGAAAACATCTTCTTTATCTCCACCAATAAAAATTTTCGTCCCCTGTCCGACATCAAAACTGTTTTTGTAATCTTTATAACCAATAGCAAGGTCATCTCCCCAGCCCAGATTAAAATGCGTACTAAAGTCTTCAACATTATCACCCTTAATAGAAAGAACGGAGGTTTCAGTATCCTTATTACGATCATGCCAATAAGATCGCATGCTATTAAGTGCAGGATGTATGTTAAACATATCCATATTTTTAATAATTGCATTATTCTGTGCATTTCTATTGTGCAAATCTATAACATCTTTTTCTATAATGTGAAAATCATCTACATTAACTGTTTTTTCCCAATGGTTCAGTTCGTTTTCAGAGAGTGGTGATCTTGCATCACGCATTAAGGCATATCGGTACACATGTGGAACTTTATAATTACGTTTTCCTGAAAAAACATCTGAAAACTCATAATTATCATCATGCATATATCCTGTTAGATTTTTCTCTCTAATTATGTTGTTTATATCATATTCAGAATAATTTTCGGCATGATCAATTTTGTAGACAAACACATATTTTTTCACTGGCGATAAATCTATTCCCTCATTTACATATAGGTAGTTATTATATCCCATGGGTTTTATTCGTTGCTCAAAAGCATTTTCAAGAAGATCTTTAATATGTTTTTCTAATTTTTCCTTATCTTTATCTTTTAATCTTTGCACAATATATTTTTCTGGTTCTGCACCAAAAGCCAAACGAATGCCTGTTTTGAAGATTTCCCACCCACTGAGATCTATTTCACGCTTAATATACTCAACCTGACGTATCGCATTGTATGTCATCCCCCCCAACATTATAGCGGCCCCAGTTAATATCCCAATAGGGCCGGCCGTACTTATCCCAATAGCTAATGCTACCGCAGTTGCTATACTGACTGCTGCACCAATGGTTGAAAAGCTGCTATTAATAAAATAATCATTTCGTAATTCAGGGTTGGTTTCTTTAATTGCTTTAGACAAATTATCAATAGCATCATAAATATCAAAAGCAGCAGAAGCCATATTTAATGATGAACCTGCATATTTAGCTGATTTAGCACCCGCCTGATAGCCAAGACGAGCAGCACCATATCGAGAACCTGATGATAATTTTTTGTTAAAATAGTAATGTAATTTATTAAATGTCGGCTGCATAACATCAGTGCCGAAATCAACTACAGTAGAACTCCAGCCCAGAGCCAACTGTTTAATTATTTCCTGACGTTCTTCATCGCTGATATTAGGGTCTTGTAACCTTTTAGACATACTGACACTAGAAACAGACAATCTGGCAATACTGAACAACTGAGTTGCCTTTCCTGTGTAAGCACCAATAGATTGTAAGCGACTGGATGTCGCAGTAACTGTAGCGAACCCCCGCCATAAATAAGGACTAATTTTTCCGTCGGTATTGACGAAATGCTTTATGGTATCAAGTCGCTTTTGTGCTTCGTTGACGACTACCGGGTCATGATGCGGTAGTAATAGGCTACTGGCACTATCATCATTAATAAATAATTTTCTCACAACTTTCAAAGAGAGCTGGAGCTCAGGATTAGTCGGGTCAGTAGCAGTATAAAAATCATTTAATTTTGAAGGATCGAAATGCAAATGATTGCGCCAATTAGCGTTAGCTGAAATAGCAGCAGTAGTAATAATTTTGCCATCAATTGCCATTCCCATATCATATAATGTACTGTAAGAAATGGTGTCGCCATTAAGGTATGTTATGCCCAACTTGACTAATTTATCTCTCTCACTGACTATGTTTTGTTGATATAAATTCCCCAGGGGAACCTGTGCGTAAAAATCCGAGGAAACGGGAAATTCTAAGTGATATAAGTGATATTCAATTTGGAGTAATTCGCGACCATCATTCAAATCAGAGAGATAATTATTCAATATTAAGGAAAGTTTTTTATTGGCGTTCTCTTGATTATTAGCGCTAAAAGAATATTCCCATCCTTCGGTATTATAAACAGAGTAAATATACCCACCCCTACTTTTGTGACAAAATAAATTAAACACCTTTTTATTGACCATTAATTGATACCCACCGGAATCGTCAATTTTTATACCGTTCTCTATTTTTTCAGTTAATACTTTCTTATGAATATCAATGTATTTTATTTCATCTAAAGCGTAAAAGTTCTGTCTGAACTTATCTAATTGTTCTAATTCATCTTTACTGGCAAAGCCTGAAGCGCTAACATAGTTCAATTCGTTATACTTATTGATCTTGTCTTTAAATTTATTTTTTTTCCCTTTATTTGCATAATAAAGATACAGCACACCTAAATTAATTTGTCTTTTTATAGATAAATTTAAATCCAATGCTAGCGTTAAATTCTGACTACTATGAGAGGCATTATCAATATTATATTTAATTGAATTATTCATTAACCATAATTTATTTTCTACCTTATTTACATACCATTTCTTACTAAATTCCAATGCTTGGTGGGGTTTAATTGTTGTAAATTCAGGATTATTAGCGCTCACATATTGTAGAGTTAATAATTCCTGCCTACTTTTAAGATAATATTTACTATCTGCAATGTTTTTTAATATTTCCCTATTGGTGAGTTCATCACTGCCAGAGTCAAAGAACGTTGTTAATGAGGCCTTAGGATCTGAGCTAATTTCTACAGGTGAAACCCGACCTTGTGATAATAAATCCAATGTTTGGATTGCATTTTTAGCTCGTGCGTTTAATGATTCTAATTCAGGATTGTAGCATGGTATATCTTTATATTTTTCCGGTGGTGTACCTTTCAATAGAGAAAGTGGTGCCCCCTTAAATGGACTAATATAACCCCTATAACTTAGATCTTTAATTACCCCATGTTCAACTTGATATTTTAATATTCTATTAATATCCTTTTTTAACTCTCTAAATACACTATCGATACTATAGTTTTCAATGTGAACATTGAAAACTATAGTATCGGAATTTATTTCCACAACTATGTTTTTCACCTTATTTGAGTTATCATCTAAAGCAAAATCAATAATTCTAGCCGTATTTTTTGAATTATCTATATCAAATATTATTTGATTTTCCTTCATAGATTTTAAGACATAGGCCTCTTCACCATCACGCGCAACTTTCCAGACGCTATCATCATTTTTATGATTTGGATTCTCTTCGAATTTGATATGATCGACCGAAAAGTCAAAATTTGCCACGAGGGTGTCTTTAACTGATTGATTAAAGTAGCCTTCCTTAGTTAATAATTTGTCTACATGGCGCTTAAATTCAGCGTAATTATCATAAACTTTAGCACCATTATTAGGATCAAAAAAAGTCCAATAAGTAGAAGTTCTATCTTTAATAACAGAAATTGCCATAGCATGTGTAGGTGATAAAAGTGACACATAAACACTTTTATCTATATTAGCTAAATTTGACATCAGTACGTTATATTCAGCCTCTCTCTCTGTTAAAGAATTAGTCATTACTTGCTGTTTATAATCCTCATTTCCAATACCAAA
The sequence above is drawn from the Yersinia enterocolitica subsp. enterocolitica genome and encodes:
- a CDS encoding EAL domain-containing protein, with amino-acid sequence MKLNIEVNCSYVCEPIHKQDGSLLAVELLSRFSAKSVDLPIDVENFINKLDVDGKTDLFHDQLRAVKAYKDWFITHNVLLSINIDFDLASVIVTDQSTRQMLDELPFLRLEIMETFSNLSDGMNNPLLRDLAERYPLWLDDLGSGGSTLNAVTANIFEYVKIDKHFFWQHNKHTFPILINNIKKYCLGVIVVGVENQDESEQLKGSNIDAMQGYLFNQLTLDELVSQSSL
- a CDS encoding TIGR01777 family oxidoreductase, encoding MRIIITGATGLIGRSLTAFLLSQAHQITVLTRDPQRANDVLGSQVTCWSTLDDQHDLNNFDAVINLAGEPIAEKRWTPQQKEILCQSRWQITERLTTLIRASSQPPAVFISGSAVGFYGDQGQAVVTEDEAPHDEFTHMLCERWESLARAAESQHTRVCLLRTGIVLAPHGGALAKMVPLLRLGLGGPIGDGRQYLPWIHIDDMVHGIHYLLTTNGLSGPFNMVSPYPVHNEQFIATLAEVLDRPAVIRTPAAAIRLLLGESAALVLGGQRAIPKRLEEAGFAFRYFELEEALRNVLNKPVA